The Paenibacillus sp. FSL W8-0426 region TTCCATACCTTCATCTCTCATGACCTCCCGGTGTGACTGGTTTGTCTTGCATAAGCCCATTATATGCTTGTAATGTAAGCGCTTCATTGGACAATACGGAGCTTCTGCATTGGATTATTTTAAACTTTGTCCCTTGCGCATCTCTCCGGGAGACAAGCCGAAATGTTTCTTGAACACCCGATAAAAATAGGACACATCCTCATACCCGACCATTTCGGCGATATGTTTGAATGGAATGCTGTCGTCCATCACCCATTCCTTTGCCTTGGCCATCCGCAGCTGCACGATGTAGTCGACAACCGTGATGCCGTATTCCTTTTTGAATGCCTTGCTCAGATATTCCTTGCTGACAAAAAAGACTTGTGCCAGCTGCTCCAGCGTGATCGCTTCCATGCAATGCTGCTCCATGTGCTGCCTGACCTCTTCAAGGTTCAGCTTATTCTTGAACTTCCGCTGCGCGATCACGCCTTCCAGCGCCTGACTGTAGAGGTCAAACGTCCAGGCCAGCGCCGCTGACGCCGTTGTCAATGCGGATGGAGGAGCAGGCTTTGCTGCCGCAGATTGCTCACCCGCTCCATTGGAACTGCACAGCTCCCCGAGCAGGGTCTGCAAATCATGGACGACCCTGCCCAATTGCTGCGGTTTCCGCATGTCCTCTTTTTCCAGTTTCTCCTCCAGTTGGTTGAAAAGATCTCGCAGCTCCGGCATGTTCAGTTCGTTGAATCGAATGCGGACCTGCTGCTGAAAACGCGAAAATTCCCCAGCAAACATCCGGGAATAAGGCTCCCACCCTTCCGGGCTGTAACGGACCTTCTCCAGATCACGCTTGCACTTTGCAAGCACGGCGTTCAGCTCATCCGGATTAACCGGCTTGAGCAAATAATCCGCTGCCCGGTGCCGAATGGCATGTTTCGCATAATTGAAGTCATCATAGCCGCTCACCACGATCACTTTGATTTGCGGGAACTGCGCGCTCAATGTTTCCAGCAAGGCAACCCCGTCGGTGCCCGGCATGCGCATATCGGTAATGATGATATGGGGATTCTGCTGCTGCAGCTGCTGCAAAGCCTGATCCCCATCCTCCGCTTCGCCCGCAACGACCATATCGAGTTCCTCCCACTCCCCCAAATTGCGCAAAATATCCCTGTTCCACGGTTCGTCGTCGACCAATAACACTCGATAAGGCTGCACGCTCATACGATTTCTCCTCCCTCGTCAAACGGAATGCGTACCGTCACTGTCGTTCCCTCTCCTACTTCGCTGTCGACGCTCATTCCATAACCAGGGCCAAAATGCATGGTGATGCGCGATGCCGCATTTACAAGACCGATGCTTGTCCCGGCACTCCATACCCGGTCTCCCTCTATGGCTACACGCTCCAGTCTGGCTTGCAGTTCGCTCCGTTTCCCGGCATCCATGCCCAGCCCGTTGTCATGAACGCGAATGATGATCTTCTTCCCTTCCCGAGCAACTTCAATATTTAATTTCCATTGCGCCTTTTTGTTTTCCAGGCCGTGCACGAACGCATTCTCCACAATAGGCTGAAGTGTAAGCTTCGGAATGGCACATCCCTTCAGATCAGCTTCAATCTGCAGATGGTATTCGAGCCTGCCTGCAAATCGCTGCTGCTGGATCAGCATGTAATGTTCAAGCTGGTCCAGCTCGCTCTGAAGCGAAACCAGCCCGTCCGGAGCCCGCACGATGTAGCGGAACATCTCGCTCAGCGCACGAATCACTTTGTACGTGTCGGCAGGCTTTTGCGAATACACCATGCCGCCGATCATTTGCAGCGTATTTTGCAAGAAATGCGGGTGGATCTGGGACTGCAAAGCCTTCAGCTCTGCCGTACGTTTATCCAGATTCATTTGGTAGTTTTCGCGGATATGCTCGCGGATGCGGCCAGCCATGCCATGCAGGTTTTTTTCCAGCAGCCCGATCTCGTCCACGCGTCCGGTGCGAACCACCTCCCTGTCCTTGATGAGCCGAATGCCTTTCATGGCATTGGCCAGACTGACGATCGGCTTGGCCGTGCGCCAGGCAACGAGCGCTGCCAGTCCCACCGAAATCAGCGTAGCCAAGCCGCCTACGACAAGTCCGTATTTCATCGTTTCCAACGCGCTCTCATTAATGACATGGGCAGGCACGATCTTGACGAGACGCAGTCCCGAAGGGTCGATGGAATGGTAAAAGACATACTCCCGCTCGGTACGGATCAAACCCGCATCGTCTTGGGTATCCGCCAGTTTGTCCAATGCTTCTGCCGAAGGCTGGAATTCGGAATGGGGCTGATACTCCGGATGGCCTGACGGGTCAGAGATGTACACGGTGTAATCGCCCCGGCCATCCAGCAGCTCCAGCGTCTGGTTGAACACGGTCCATTTGATTTCTAGGCTGATCGCCCCGATCTGGGCCTGGTCCTCAAAGCGGTTCATGCTGCGGGTCATATGGAATTTTTCCGGATCGTTCGGATCATTGATAATCGTAAAATCTTTGTGCTCGGCAAAAAGCTCATGATACTCGGCCGGAATGCCCGAAACCGATTTAATCCGGTTTTCCATGGAGTTGAACGTAAACAACGTATCCAATTCCTTCAGGTACAGCTCCACGCCGAACACATAATTGCCGGCAGAGTAGTACACGCTGTTGAGCATGTTGAACACGGCCTTCTGCTCGTCGAAACGGCTCGAGGCCGACGCATCCCGGTTCAGCGCCAAATACTGGTGCACCTCATCGCTGATCTGGATCGAGTAAATCAGGTTGTTCATGCGGGCGAACTGCTCTCCCAAGTAAGCCGAAGCCCACTTCATGTTGGCCCGGTTGGTCTCCATAATCTCTTCCTCCATCGAAGAGCGGGCATTTTCGGCCGCCATCGCGGTCATAACCAGCACGGGCAATACCGCGACCAGCGTCATTGTCAGGATCAGTTTGTTGCGGATGCTGCGTTTGAACGGATCAGCCAGCTTGCGATACATTTCGGTAATCATAGGCGCATTCCCCCGATCGCGCTTGAATATAAAACGGTGCATCCTCATTTCTTCCGAGGCAGACATTCGCGTTCAGCGGGAGTCCGCCATGAAACCTACGGGAAGCAAATGTGTCGATATGTTTATAATTTCCGATAGGACAATGAAACGCCCCAGCATAAACAGCAAGGGCGCCTCCATCTCTATATTTTCACTTAACAAGCCAATGTAAACCATCATGGACCAACCACGTTAACGGTCGTTTATATTTCTTCAATAATTTGCATTCCCCATCGTTCCAGCTTCAGCTCCTGACCGGGTTCAACCGGTTCATCCGCATGAAGCTCTCTCCCGCTGCCGTGCGGATATATGAACGAAACCGGATTGTCGGAGTAATTAAAGTAATAACGAATCGTTTTTCCCTGTCCGTTGACGCCCGATTTTACGATGAATGGGAATGCCAGCTCCTGATCGGCCCCCCACACGCCGGATTCCTTTAGAACCCGCTTAAGCACTTCGCGGATTACCGCTGAACTCGTGAAGCACCCGACATAGGTTGCTTTTCCGCTCCCATACGCGTTTTGCGTGATGGCGGCATATGTGCCCCAATGCGGATGATCATACCAAGCGAGCACTTCGGCCGTCGTCGGCGTTATCAGTTCCATCCAGGTGTGCACTTGGTTTTGCCCTTCACCGACTTGGAAAGGGTCGCCTTGAAGCGATACATGCTTTGGCTCCACGAACATGCTGTACTTGATGCCGCAAGCTTCGCTGATGATGCCCGGCTGGCGCGTGGAGCGAACCTTGATATGTTCGTTGGCAAACCCGCTTTTGAAAGAATACACGACATGGCCGCCGTCCTTCACGAAAGCATTAAGCCTTTCCAGCAGTTCGTCCGGAGCCGCGTACAGCGCGGGCACCACAATGACATCATAACCTTCTAAGCTCTTCACGGACGGGTCGATGAAATCGCAGCCCACGTTCATTTTGTATAACTCGTCGTACATCCAGCGCACCACGTCATTGTAGGTTTTATCGCTTTGGGCTTGAAAGCCGAACCACTTGATCGACGTGAGCGCTTCGTTGCTGGCAAGGATAGCTACGCGGTTCGTTTTTTTCAAATTGACCAATTGCGGGCTCCATCTTGCAAAATCGCGTCCAATCGTCTTCGCTTCCTCATACACCGGATTCGGTTCGAAGTCATGGCTGAGCAGTCCCTTCCAATACGTTTCGAATGAATTGTGCAGCGAATGCCAATGCCAGTAGGCGACCATGTTCGCTCCGGAAGCGAGATGGCTGAATGCTTGCAATCGCAGCTGCCCCGGATAAGGGACCCAGTTCAGAAACGCCTGGGCTTCGGTCTCCATGACAAGATAGTTTGCCTGTTTGGTTGACCGGGCGACGTCGCCGCCAAACGAGATTTCGATCCCGGTCAGGTCATCTTGGGAAGGATGATAGATATCCACGCTCGTGATGTCGAATGGCTGTGATGCAGCAAAATGGTTCACATCTCCCTGGATGCCGTAGGAATAACCTCTCCAGTCAAAGTCGAAGTTCTGCGTCACGAACTGGCCTTCCTGCTTGTATTCGTTCACGATGCCGACCTGCCATGCCAAAAAGTCCGTGACCAGCTGACGCTGGAATTTGGCAAACTCGGCACCCAAACTGCCATTGATCGTGCCTACCACGGAAGGGAAGTCCTCCCAGCTATTGATGCGGTTGCTCCAGTAATCGAGTCCAAACTCCTTGTTCAGCTCGTCCAGGGAAGCAAATTTGCCACGCATATATTTGACGAATTGCAGCTGCACATTATCCCCTGCCGTATTGTAATGCTTCGTTTCATTGTCGGTCTGATAGCCGATCACCGCCGGGTGTTTGCATACGCGCGAGATCAGTTTGCGAATAATGCGCTCGGCATAGAACAGGTAGGTCGGGTTCGTGATGTCCATAATCTGGCGCGCTCCGTATTTGCCGGGTCCTTTAGCCGTCGTGGCCAGCACGTCCGGATGTTCCTTGACCATCCATGTCGGTACGGCATACGTAGGCGTTCCGACAATGACCTGAATGCCGGCCGCATGCATGGCGTCCAACACCCGATCCACGGACGAGAAATCGAATACGCCGTTCTGGGGTTCGTGCGTGCTCCAGGTCGATTCCGCAATGCGAACGACGTTAATGCCCGCTTCCTTCATCATTCGTATGTCTTCGCTCAATCTTTCGTAAGGCATATATTCATCATAATAAGCAACGCCGTACATCAATCGGTTCATCATCAGCACTCTCCTTTGGGTCATCAAGGTATCGGTTTTTGCACTGGCTCATGCAGTGAATTCATCCACAGATAAATGGTAGCGTTTCCATTATTATCGGAGAAAGACTCCCTTTTCGGGAGACCTTAGTCCGCTTCCCCACTTCATGAGACTTCATTGCCGCCTCTAAACTGATTATAATGAAGTATAATACGGGTGCCGATGGCACAAGGCAAGTTGTTTTTACCCTTTTCCGGGGTAAACCTCTGATTCAGGGTCAAAAAGGCTCTGTCCGCATCTGCCGATAATCCTCCGGCGTGTTCATGTTGGCCAGCTGCCGTTCTGCTGCATGAACGCCGGCGTGTTCCAACTCGTCAGCATCCGCATAACGACAGCCGATTTCATCCAGCCAGCGGGTCACCCGCAAACGGTCTTCCTGCAGCCGCTGTTCCAATCCGGGAAGCACGCTTCGGTGATATACGCCTGCAAGTGGATGAATGCGCCCGTTCACTCGCGGCACAATGACGGGTGCTTGCATGTCCGATTCGGCAGCAATCCTTTTCAAACCTGCAAAAAGGTTGGTTTGGACCCGCGGCATGTCACAGGCGCAGACCATATTCCAATCGGTCCTCGAGGCCTGAAGTGCGGCGTGGAGACCGGCCAGCGGTCCCTTTCCCGGATAATGATCAGGGACGCACGGATAACCAAATCGTTCATAATCGCGAGCATGCTCCCCGGCCGAGATGAGAATCTGCGAGACCTCCGGGGCCAGCGCGGCTGCAGTCCGTTCAAGCACTGTGGCGTCATTCAGCACAAGCAGCGTTTTGTTCGTTCCCATGCGGCTGGACAACCCCCCGGCCAATATGATTCCCGTCCATGTTGTTGCATTCGTCATCGGTATCATCCCTTTATTCCAATCATGATAAACTTATTCTATACATTGAATCCCCTTTCAACAAATGATACATTTGAACAATATGACCCGGAAAGGATGGCCCTCTTTGGATAGAACCGTGCCTGAAAGAGGAAACGCCTCTTTAACCTCACTCAAACTGTATAACTTTTTCATTTACGGCGCCATCTCCATCTTTGCCGGCTTTCTGCAGCTGTACCTTCAGGAAATCGGCATGACGAAGCTCGAGATCGGCAGCCTGATGGCCATCGGCCCGTTTGTATCATTGTTTGCCAACCCGTTCTGGGGGTACTGGAGCGACAAGTCCCGCAATATCCGCGTTGTGCTGATGTTGATGATGGCGGGTACCTTCGTGTTGGCCCAAGCGGTTTTCTATGCACCGACGTATTCCTGGATCTATGCATCCATGATTGTTTTTTATTTTTTTCAAAGTCCCTTGTTCGCTCAAACCAACAGCCTCATCCTGGGATATATCGACGGAACCTCCCAGAAGTTCGGTACATTCCGGTTATGGGGTTCACTGGGCTGGGCGTTGACGGCGGCGGCAGCCGGTCCGCTGATCGATCGCCTGGGCATACGGAGCGTCTCCATCGTGTTTGCCGTCATGATCGTCATTGCGTTTGGTTTCTCGCTGCTGCTGCCGAGACAGCCCATCGCTTCGGACACGCCTGTCATCACGTTCCGGCGGTTCGGCAGGGTCATGTTCAACCCGTATTTCATGACGTTCATCGGCCTCGGCGTGCTGGTGTCGGTGCCCAATGCCATGAACAGTACCTTCATGTCCCTGTACATCACGGAAATGGGCGGAAGCAAACAGATGGTCGGTTATGCCATTTTCACGTCTTCCATCCTTGAGGCAGTCGTCTTCCTGCTGCTGGATCGTCTGCTCAAACGCAGAATGAGCATGCTGCTGGCTTATCTCGTTCTCATCTGCCTGCTGTTTGCTCTCCGTTGGCAGCTCATGGCCGGAGCAACCAGCCCGCTGGAAATCGTGTTCATTCAGCTGACGCATTCCGTGACGTTTGGCGGTTATTTCTACGTCGGCACCCAGCTCACGATGCTGTTCATCCCCAAACCGTACCGATCCTCCGGCCAGGCGGTATACACGATGGCTTGGGGCGGATTGTCCGGCGTTATCGCGGGCCTGTTCGGGGGCTGGCTCTTCCAAAATTTCGGTGCCGAGATCATGTACAATATCGGCGTATTCTTCTCGCTGATCGGCGCAGCGGGGTTTGCCGTCATGTGGCTGATGAACCGCCGAAACGGCTACCAGCCTGCGGTACTGACCGAACTGGGCAATATGGACGAAGAGGACCGTTAACCTGAGGAGGTAGGTATTAGAACCTCGTTACAACGACACGAAAAGCCGAAGCCTGATTTTTTTAATAGGTTCCGGTTCTTCGTATTTACAACAACCTGCTATCTCACATCATCAAAAATGCGTTTCCAAAGAAGAGCTAATTACATTACGCCAAATTGGTGAAGATGCAGAGACGGCTACTATTTACCATGGGAACACTACCGAGATAACAATGTGTACATTCCTATTAATGAGGATGAAACAGCTTATTCAAAAACCATTATCAATTATATAGGTTGAACTAGACATTTACACGATAACGGAGAGGGCAGAAAGAATCTGGAGAAGCGAAGCGGTCTAAAAGCTTTCTGAAAGAAAGCTGCATCGGAAGCATAGGCTTATCACCGGATTTTCCCTTTGAAAAAAGGGGATCAAAAAAATCTGGGGATAACAGTGATCGGAAGATGGTTCTGACCACGTAGTGACTCCGTGTAAAAATCATCGGTTCAACTTATATAGTAACTGTTGACGAAGTTTCAACTTCCATTAATTAACACAAAAGATTAAGCCCCATTTAGGGCCTTAGTCTATCCGTGGAGGTATCATGAAAAGAACTTTGCTATTGTTGCCGATCATTTCTTTGGTTTTACTTTCGTTGGGGTGTTCATCGTCTTCAGGAAGCTTTGCTTCAGATAAAATGATAAAATTACGGGAAGAAATTTATATTACCAGTAATGAAAACATTTCAGAAGATGAACTAGCTGAACAAATAGGGAAGATCGAAGTATCGTCTACCAATGAGAGTGATTTTGACGATAAGAACATGATCAGTTCTAACACATACAAAGTAGGCACAAAACTATTTAAAATCAAAAACGAAAAAAGTATAGATATGATTGCTGTAGAGGACTCAGCAGAAAAATTTCTGATCGCGTATAACAATAAGTATAAAATAAAAAATAGGTAAAGACCTGTGAAACAATATACCACCTTCACAGTTCATGTCCAATGACGATTCTATGCCAATCGAAGTTACAAACCTCTTTGGATTAATCAATATATGCACATAAAGGCGCCTGTACCAGAAAGTAACGGTACAGGCGCCTTTTATTTTTCAGGCTAATTGTTATGCTTTCGGGAGCTGGAACGAGCTTTTCAGCGAAACTACCCGGTTGAACACGGGACGGCCCGGTACCGAATATTTCGGATCGACGCTGAAATAGCCGTGACGGAAAAATTGGAATTTGTCATATGCTTTTGCTTCCTGCATTTCCTGCTCCACGAACCCGTGAACCACTTCAAGCGAATTCGGGTTCAATTGATCCAGGAACGTTTTTTCCGGCTGCCCTTCCAGTTCTGACGCTTCCTCTTCTTCGGCGGATTCGGCTGCGATCAGCGGCTCATACAAACGGAACTCGGCAGGGACGGCTTGCGTTGCTTCCACCCAATGGATCGTTCCCTTCACTTTACGGCCGGTGAACCCGCTGCCGCTCTTCGTTTCCGGATCGTACGTGCAATGAATCTCGGTCACGTTACCTTCCGCATCTTTGATCACGTCGTTGCACTTGATGAAGTAGGCATGCTTCAAGCGCACTTCGTTGCCAGGGAACAGACGGAAATATTTGTTTGGCGGATCTTCCATGAAGTCGTCCTGCTCGATGTAAATCTCGCGGGAGAACGGAATTTGGCGGCTGCCCATTTCCGGGTTCTCCACGTTGTTTTCCGCTTCAAGCCACTCGACTTGGCCTTCCGGATAGTTGGTGATGACCACTTTCAGCGGCTGCAGAACAGCCATCGTACGCGGAGCTTTCAGCTTCAGGTCTTCACGGACGAAATGCTCCAGCGTTTGCAGATCGATGACGCCTTGGCTTTTGGAGATGCCCGTCTCGAACACAAAATCGCGAATCGCTTCCGGCGTATATCCGCGGCGGCGCAATCCGGAGATCGTCGGCATGCGCGGATCGTCCCATCCGTCGACGTGGCCTTCGTCCACGAGCAGCTTCAGCTTGCGTTTGCTCGTCACCATTTGGGAAAGGTTCAGCCGACCGAATTCGTACTGATGCGGCTGGCTTTCCATCTCGCATTCGGCAATAACCCAGTCATAGAATGGGCGTTGATCCTCGAACTCCAGGGAGCAGAGAGAATGCGTTACGCCTTCGATGGCATCTTCAATCGGATGCGCGAACGCATACATCGGGTAGATGCACCATTGGTCGCCCGTATTATGGTGATGGGCATGAGAAATCCGGTAGATCACCGGATCACGCAAGTTGATGTTCGGCGATGCCATGTCGATTTTGGCGCGAAGCACCTTTTCGCCGTTCTGGAATTCGCCTGCCCGCATGCGCGTGAACAGATCCAAGTTCTCTTCCACGCTGCGATCGCGATAAGGGCTGTTTTTGCCCGGCTCGGTCAGCGTACCGCGCATTTCGCGGATCTCCTCGGCCGTTTGATCGTCGACGTATGCTTTCCCTTTTTGGATCAGCAATACGGCACGCTTGTACATCTCGTCGAAATAATCGGAAGCGTAACGTTTCTCGTTCCACTCGTATCCAAGCCATTTCACGTCCTCTTGGATGGAGTTTACGTATTCCACGTCTTCCTTGACCGGGTTCGTATCATCGAAACGCAGGTTCGTTTTGCCGCCGAATTCGGCACCCAGCGTAAAGTTGATCCAAATGGCCTTGGCATGGCCGATATGCAGATATCCGTTAGGCTCCGGCGGAAAGCGGGTAACCACTTCCTGGACTTTTCCGGACCGGAGGTCTTCGGCAATGATATTTTTGATAAAATTGGGAGGGGTAGTACGGTTCTCCATCGGTATCAACCTTTCGTGTGTATGGATTGAAGCATTCAGGAACGGCAACCATTCCCGCAGTATTTCCTTCATGGTACGAAGCCAAATTCCGTGCGTTTTCTTTTCTTTGGAAAAGTTTCGTACTGCTTTCATTTAAATATACCTTTAACGCGGAACGAGTTCAATAAATAACGGCACCAAATTGGGATTTTGCGCACTGGAAGATAGGCCTAAAACCATTTTGACTGGTTCCCGCGAATCATGTAGCATGATATTAGGAAAAACGCAGACCAACGCATGCCACTGAACATTCGGAGCGCGTTTTTCAGCCATTATGTCTCGCGAAATCAGAGGGGCATTTCACGGGGAATTTGACCTTTCTGACGCGCGAAAACATCATCATTCAGGGGAGGGATTCCCGTTCTGAACACACTAAAACTGACCAAAGAACAGCAGGATGAAGCCATACGGTCCATACAGACCTATTTCGCGGACGAACGCGGGGAAGAGCTTGGCGACCTGGCGGCTTGGGGCGTGCTGGACTTATTCATGACCCAGTTGGCACCCTACATATATAATCAGGCATTAAGCGACGCCCGCACGACCGTCAATCAGCGCATCGCTTCCATCGAAGAGGACTTGTTCGCCCTGGAGCGCAAACCGCCGCGTTCCCGCTGATCACCCATTTTACGAAGAAAGAAGGTTGCACTCATGTTTACCTATGCATTGGATGAATATACGGAGCTTCGCCCCCTGGCCCTGGAGCATGCCAAAACGTTATTCGAGCTGACGGACCGCTCCCGTGACCAACTGAGACATTGGCTCCCTTGGGTTGACCAGGTTACGGAGCTCGATCACACGACCCATTTCATAAGCAATGCGTTAAAACAGGGCGCAGAGAACGGCGGATTCACCGCCGGCGTCTGGCAAAAAGGAGAGCTGGCCGGCGTCATCGGATTTCATGAAATCAACTGGACCCATCGTTCCGTCAGCATCGGCTACTGGCTTGGCAAAGGCTTCGAGGGCCAGGGCCTGATGACAAGCGCCTGCCGCGTCCTCGTGGATTACGCGCTCGTAACGCTCGATCTGAACCGCGTCGAAATCCGCTGCGCCACCAACAACAAACGCAGCCGGGCCATCCCTGAGCGGCTTGGATTCGTGCTTGAAGGCGTGATTCGCCAAGCGGAGAAGCTGCCGATCAAAGGTTACGTCAACCATGCCGTATACGGCATGCTGCAGCATGAATGGGAGCTTTTGCGTTAAAGGACTACATAATTTCGGCTTCATCGGCCCTGCATGCGATATATCATCGCCGCTTTTACAAGCACGGGCTTTGAGTGCCCCTCGCCTCTTGGGAATGCCCATTCCAGGCGAGGGGCTTCTTTAACGTTTGAGATCACGTTTTTACTGTAAAACAAGGTCGTTTCCAGCCGGTCGAGCTGCCCATCCATCTTAGCGCGTAATCGCCCTTGTTGACGGTGCTCGCCCGCAGAGCCGTGCTGGGCAGGGAACAAAGCCATGGACGCAAACGGACCATAAACACGCCATTTCACCAGAAATAGTGTGTCTGTGGTCCATTTGCTTCTGCGAGAACGCATTTCCGGTCAAATAAAGCACTCAGGTTCACTCATTTCTAGACCTTCTCCTCTGAAGCATAGCCTTTGCGCTTACGTTCCCAATCGTTATTCGAACGCAGCGTTACAGCGCCCGCATCATACCGCCATCCACCACCAGCGATGCCCCGGTAATGTAGGTGTTTGCCCCGGACACCAGAAACAGCACAGCCTTTGCAAACTCCTCGGGTTCGCCGTAACGGCCTAGCGGAATTTCGGTCAGGAACTGCTCCGACACTTCCTCCTGCGTGATGCCGGACTGTTCCGCACGCGCGGCATCCAATTCGCGAATGCGGTCCGTCCCGATCCGGCCTGGAGCAATCGTATTGATCAAAATGCCGTAAGGCCCAAGCTCCTGGGATAACGTCTTGGCCATGCCGAACACCCCGGTACGGAACGTATTGGACAAAAT contains the following coding sequences:
- a CDS encoding response regulator; this encodes MSVQPYRVLLVDDEPWNRDILRNLGEWEELDMVVAGEAEDGDQALQQLQQQNPHIIITDMRMPGTDGVALLETLSAQFPQIKVIVVSGYDDFNYAKHAIRHRAADYLLKPVNPDELNAVLAKCKRDLEKVRYSPEGWEPYSRMFAGEFSRFQQQVRIRFNELNMPELRDLFNQLEEKLEKEDMRKPQQLGRVVHDLQTLLGELCSSNGAGEQSAAAKPAPPSALTTASAALAWTFDLYSQALEGVIAQRKFKNKLNLEEVRQHMEQHCMEAITLEQLAQVFFVSKEYLSKAFKKEYGITVVDYIVQLRMAKAKEWVMDDSIPFKHIAEMVGYEDVSYFYRVFKKHFGLSPGEMRKGQSLK
- a CDS encoding sensor histidine kinase → MITEMYRKLADPFKRSIRNKLILTMTLVAVLPVLVMTAMAAENARSSMEEEIMETNRANMKWASAYLGEQFARMNNLIYSIQISDEVHQYLALNRDASASSRFDEQKAVFNMLNSVYYSAGNYVFGVELYLKELDTLFTFNSMENRIKSVSGIPAEYHELFAEHKDFTIINDPNDPEKFHMTRSMNRFEDQAQIGAISLEIKWTVFNQTLELLDGRGDYTVYISDPSGHPEYQPHSEFQPSAEALDKLADTQDDAGLIRTEREYVFYHSIDPSGLRLVKIVPAHVINESALETMKYGLVVGGLATLISVGLAALVAWRTAKPIVSLANAMKGIRLIKDREVVRTGRVDEIGLLEKNLHGMAGRIREHIRENYQMNLDKRTAELKALQSQIHPHFLQNTLQMIGGMVYSQKPADTYKVIRALSEMFRYIVRAPDGLVSLQSELDQLEHYMLIQQQRFAGRLEYHLQIEADLKGCAIPKLTLQPIVENAFVHGLENKKAQWKLNIEVAREGKKIIIRVHDNGLGMDAGKRSELQARLERVAIEGDRVWSAGTSIGLVNAASRITMHFGPGYGMSVDSEVGEGTTVTVRIPFDEGGEIV
- a CDS encoding beta-galactosidase codes for the protein MNRLMYGVAYYDEYMPYERLSEDIRMMKEAGINVVRIAESTWSTHEPQNGVFDFSSVDRVLDAMHAAGIQVIVGTPTYAVPTWMVKEHPDVLATTAKGPGKYGARQIMDITNPTYLFYAERIIRKLISRVCKHPAVIGYQTDNETKHYNTAGDNVQLQFVKYMRGKFASLDELNKEFGLDYWSNRINSWEDFPSVVGTINGSLGAEFAKFQRQLVTDFLAWQVGIVNEYKQEGQFVTQNFDFDWRGYSYGIQGDVNHFAASQPFDITSVDIYHPSQDDLTGIEISFGGDVARSTKQANYLVMETEAQAFLNWVPYPGQLRLQAFSHLASGANMVAYWHWHSLHNSFETYWKGLLSHDFEPNPVYEEAKTIGRDFARWSPQLVNLKKTNRVAILASNEALTSIKWFGFQAQSDKTYNDVVRWMYDELYKMNVGCDFIDPSVKSLEGYDVIVVPALYAAPDELLERLNAFVKDGGHVVYSFKSGFANEHIKVRSTRQPGIISEACGIKYSMFVEPKHVSLQGDPFQVGEGQNQVHTWMELITPTTAEVLAWYDHPHWGTYAAITQNAYGSGKATYVGCFTSSAVIREVLKRVLKESGVWGADQELAFPFIVKSGVNGQGKTIRYYFNYSDNPVSFIYPHGSGRELHADEPVEPGQELKLERWGMQIIEEI
- a CDS encoding molybdenum cofactor guanylyltransferase, with translation MTNATTWTGIILAGGLSSRMGTNKTLLVLNDATVLERTAAALAPEVSQILISAGEHARDYERFGYPCVPDHYPGKGPLAGLHAALQASRTDWNMVCACDMPRVQTNLFAGLKRIAAESDMQAPVIVPRVNGRIHPLAGVYHRSVLPGLEQRLQEDRLRVTRWLDEIGCRYADADELEHAGVHAAERQLANMNTPEDYRQMRTEPF
- a CDS encoding MFS transporter, with protein sequence MDRTVPERGNASLTSLKLYNFFIYGAISIFAGFLQLYLQEIGMTKLEIGSLMAIGPFVSLFANPFWGYWSDKSRNIRVVLMLMMAGTFVLAQAVFYAPTYSWIYASMIVFYFFQSPLFAQTNSLILGYIDGTSQKFGTFRLWGSLGWALTAAAAGPLIDRLGIRSVSIVFAVMIVIAFGFSLLLPRQPIASDTPVITFRRFGRVMFNPYFMTFIGLGVLVSVPNAMNSTFMSLYITEMGGSKQMVGYAIFTSSILEAVVFLLLDRLLKRRMSMLLAYLVLICLLFALRWQLMAGATSPLEIVFIQLTHSVTFGGYFYVGTQLTMLFIPKPYRSSGQAVYTMAWGGLSGVIAGLFGGWLFQNFGAEIMYNIGVFFSLIGAAGFAVMWLMNRRNGYQPAVLTELGNMDEEDR
- a CDS encoding glutamine--tRNA ligase/YqeY domain fusion protein, giving the protein MENRTTPPNFIKNIIAEDLRSGKVQEVVTRFPPEPNGYLHIGHAKAIWINFTLGAEFGGKTNLRFDDTNPVKEDVEYVNSIQEDVKWLGYEWNEKRYASDYFDEMYKRAVLLIQKGKAYVDDQTAEEIREMRGTLTEPGKNSPYRDRSVEENLDLFTRMRAGEFQNGEKVLRAKIDMASPNINLRDPVIYRISHAHHHNTGDQWCIYPMYAFAHPIEDAIEGVTHSLCSLEFEDQRPFYDWVIAECEMESQPHQYEFGRLNLSQMVTSKRKLKLLVDEGHVDGWDDPRMPTISGLRRRGYTPEAIRDFVFETGISKSQGVIDLQTLEHFVREDLKLKAPRTMAVLQPLKVVITNYPEGQVEWLEAENNVENPEMGSRQIPFSREIYIEQDDFMEDPPNKYFRLFPGNEVRLKHAYFIKCNDVIKDAEGNVTEIHCTYDPETKSGSGFTGRKVKGTIHWVEATQAVPAEFRLYEPLIAAESAEEEEASELEGQPEKTFLDQLNPNSLEVVHGFVEQEMQEAKAYDKFQFFRHGYFSVDPKYSVPGRPVFNRVVSLKSSFQLPKA
- a CDS encoding DUF2164 domain-containing protein, whose translation is MTKEQQDEAIRSIQTYFADERGEELGDLAAWGVLDLFMTQLAPYIYNQALSDARTTVNQRIASIEEDLFALERKPPRSR
- a CDS encoding GNAT family protein; this encodes MFTYALDEYTELRPLALEHAKTLFELTDRSRDQLRHWLPWVDQVTELDHTTHFISNALKQGAENGGFTAGVWQKGELAGVIGFHEINWTHRSVSIGYWLGKGFEGQGLMTSACRVLVDYALVTLDLNRVEIRCATNNKRSRAIPERLGFVLEGVIRQAEKLPIKGYVNHAVYGMLQHEWELLR